The Glycine soja cultivar W05 chromosome 9, ASM419377v2, whole genome shotgun sequence sequence AAACTTGAGGTGTTACACTTCGCTGAGGCTAAGCCTCGAAAGCCTCAAGACCCCTTAagctaaaactctatttttcaTCATTGAGGCTAAGCCTTGCACTCCAGATTGCAATTTTGCAAGTTTGCTTCCTTTGGTCACCCATGGCCTCCCAAATGCAACCCAAGCATGCAATTCACTTACATGATTCTTCTATTACATAACACAACCTAAACAACCTCTCAATATCTCCTAATCTCTCAAAATCCCAGCAAAACTACATTTAGGGATCAACGggaaaatcacaaaattaacaACCATGGAGGGATGAGGAAGACAAAGGAAGGAAAGACTCACTTTGGGGGTCTCGGATATGAGCTCTAGGGTATTGGGGATTGGATCTATGCTCTTCTTTCCTTCgtcctcttcttccttcttctctctaactttctttcttttctctctattcctctaactttctttttttttttctatttaaaacaTGGGTGTGTGTTGGGCTTTGTGGGCCTCAGCCCACCTTGGGTCTTGGTTCCTCATCTGGATCCTATTATCTTATATATTCCTGTCAAATCCTAATATAAGATATTTAATATGAATAATGCTTAAGGGTATCCTTTGACTATTAAATATAAAGATTATTTTCgttaaaaaaagtctttttattatttactacTAAAGTCTATAAATTTGGGAAGTTACATCATAGATCAACTCTCACGTGCCCATAGCCTCCTCCTCAAGACTGGTGCGTCCTCCATTTTGCTTCCTTCCTCTTCTTAAATCGCaaacacttatatatataacatattaataaatttttacattttctggTCAGAGTCATTGTCATTATTAGATGCatatgatgatcatgatgatccATATCATTGTAAATTGATTTTGCTATaaattttttgtgtgtttttatttGAACTTGAATTTGGGATATAACAATTTATGGCGGCTTTTAGCTGCTATAATATGTTTAAGACCTTTCAAAAAAGTTACCCAAACAATTTTTTGTAGTTTAAaactgttaaaaaatataatcaaaataaaataatgtcatGCCATCACTTAATAGTCAAAATTGACGAAAACATTAGaccgaaaaaaaaaggtttaggGATGCTTACTAATCTCTAAAAAGTTTAAGAACCAAAAccataaatttcaaaaattttggGTACTAAACGTATAGTTTACCCAAAATGTTGTATTAGAGGgattaaaagattatttaagccaatgaaaaaaaatactttaaatttttctctgtttctagatatattgtttttgttgataaaataacatatattgtTTTTGAAGAATGATCTTGATGATATTATAACtaagtattgaaaaaaaaaccactAACGTTATGGTTTGATAGGTAGAATTAGGCTTGAATCTCATAATCAATGTTTTTaggctttcttttttttttttaaaaaaaacatagttaAAGGATGAGACTTCactaaagataattatttaatcaaaattttaggagaaaattagttttcaatcaaattgataaatatttcacttatattaatttataacaataaactattaaaaaaatatacaatgaaaatcatactttaataacatcaagataaatgaaaatatatgatCACTTTGCCTTTTCCCCATCCATTCTAATCCTTACAAAAAGGTAAactatgttgtttttttttcttttccttatttttttcaatagttcttttgaagtcatgttaaaaaaaaggtttttaagGATCTTTTCAAGCAGATAAGTGcatttatcaaaataagtttgttctctctaaaaaaaagtattttctatATACAAAATAAGAACTCGAACATGATTATTAGAACATGTctagaaattttaaaactttaaccATATTTTATATTGGAGTCTTACCTATAAGGTTTAATATCAAACTCGACCATAATTATATCATCTATCGATATACAAACAAGGCCCTGACAACTTTTGTAAATTACCAAAATGTCCCTAATTTGCTTGCGTGTCGACATATGAAGGGTTTCTGTTCTCGCCCAAAAATGTCCCatcattttatgtaattttacattttgttGTTTCCAATGTGCTCAGTCGCTGACAGAGAGCACATGGGGTGAGCTTtggaaaaagaagagagaatcaaGTGCTTGGAAGCTAAAAGAAGTTGCAGGTTCATTTTGTTTGCACAACCAAGCTTTgccatttgtttctttttcatgCTGCGATTTTGAGCTCAAGACTCCATGAGTACAGGTTTCTTTTGTTTGCGGGAGAAACAAGACAGAGTGGAGTGCTTCGAAGGTGAAAGAAGCCACCACCAACCCTGAGtacaagttcattttttttgtttctttactttaGGTTTTTTGTGTTTAGGTGTATACATTATTTGTTGCAGAACATTGATGCTCTGAATCGACATTATTGTTTCCTCTATCTGCTTCATACAGGGTATGTCCATAGTGTAAGGTCAGGTGCTCTGATTTTCTTACTTCATGAACCCGCTTACCTACGTATTTGATAGTTTTGGGGCATATTAGTGCCTCACTAAGTGTACGATGGCATTTGCTATGTTGTTGCCGTTGGTACCCCACAGTAGAGAATTGAAATTGTTCGCATAATAAATTCTCTTACTTCATGAACTCGCTTACCTACATACTTGATAGTTTTGGGCCGTATTAGTGCCTCACTAAGTGTACGATGGTATTTGCTATGTTGTTCTTACAAATAAATTCTGTTATATTTGTAGCAATGTCTCTTGAGGAAAACATGATCTTTGAATTGCATACCAAGAAAAGAACTTGGAAGATAGCAGTACGAATCACTGATATGTGGCATGTTAACAAGCACAATGGTAGACAAGTGATAGAAATGTTGTTCATGGACCAAACAGTGTGTTTGCTGATGTTCAATGCTGTATTTGAATACATTCATTTTgcccctttctttcattgatgaGTTTTATTGTTGACTCTTACAGGGTGCAAAGATTGGTGCCACTCTTTGGCAAGAATTGTTTCGTGAATTTGAGGCAATGTTGCATTGTGGTTCTGCATATGTGATTCAGGACATTAAGGTTGTTGAAAATCATTCTGAATACAAAGTGAGTACGATTCCATTTTTGGTTTACTTGGTGAAAACTATTGTGAAGGAGGCCGAGCATCCTGAGATTCCTACTAATGTCCATGTTATTACTCCATTTGTTGATATTATTAATGGGGTAGCACCGCGTGACACTTTAGTTGGTATGTGGATTGGTGAATTTGCTAGCATGGATAGTATCATAGTTTCTGAAGAATAACTATGATTGTGTTGtgttgtaatttttaaatagatGTTGTTGGTGTTGTGGCCGAAGTCATTGAGCGTAAAACAGTTAATCCTACATATAGAGTTATAGTCAAGTTGAGGGATAACATGTATTTTTTCtgccattatttttttagttctgtTTAGATATCTGCCATTTGAGGTAGCcttcttttcaaatattaaattaatatgtttaatttatatgttttttattatagtGATAGGGA is a genomic window containing:
- the LOC114368185 gene encoding uncharacterized protein LOC114368185; its protein translation is MSLEENMIFELHTKKRTWKIAVRITDMWHVNKHNGRQVIEMLFMDQTGAKIGATLWQELFREFEAMLHCGSAYVIQDIKVVENHSEYKVSTIPFLVYLVKTIVKEAEHPEIPTNVHVITPFVDIINGVAPRDTLVDVVGVVAEVIERKTVNPTYRVIVKLRDNIDRDMILTAWEEYALQLDDAIEKNHFDRKSLVVMLTLAKIKDSKDKYPLSIQNIKHGSKLYVNTDIAEI